In a genomic window of [Empedobacter] haloabium:
- the kdpB gene encoding potassium-transporting ATPase subunit KdpB has product MSRKTLTLFDRKLVGPALLEALRKLHPRVQLRSPVMFVVYAGSILTTLLAVEALGGAVEADAGFIAAIAVWLWFTVLFANFAEALAEGRSKAQAASLRALKSTVMAKKLATPRHGTTWLPVPATDLRKGMTVLVEAGDVIPADGDVIEGVASVDESAITGESAPVIRESGGDFSAVTGGTRVLSDWLVVRVAVNPGEAFIDRMISMVEGAQRQKTPNEIALTILLVALTIVFLVVTVTLLPFSLFAVRAAGSGTPVTVTVLVALLVCLIPTTIGGLLSAIGVAGMSRMMGANVIATSGRAVEAAGDVDVLLLDKTGTITHGNRQAAAFLPAPGVSEEQLARAARLASLADETPEGRSIVVLARQRFDLHERDTATAGMAFVAFTAQTRMSGADIGTRAIRKGAADTIRRHVEAQGGRYPAEVARAVDDVARRGSTPLVVVDDGRVLGVVELKDIVKAGIRARFAELRRMGIRTVMITGDNRLTAAAIAAEAGVDDFLAEATPEDKLKLIRSQQAEGRLVAMTGDGTNDAPALAQADVAVAMNSGTQAAKEAGNMVDLDSNPTKLLEIVEIGKQMLMTRGALTTFSIANDVAKYFAIIPAAFVGTYPQLKSLDVMRLGSADSAIMAAVIFNALIIVFLIPLALKGVRYRPVGASVLLRRNLLVYGLGGLVLPFIGIKLIDMALVALHLVQGVSS; this is encoded by the coding sequence ATGTCACGCAAGACGCTGACACTATTCGACCGCAAGCTGGTGGGGCCGGCGTTGCTGGAGGCACTGCGCAAGCTGCACCCGCGCGTGCAGCTGCGCAGCCCTGTCATGTTCGTCGTCTACGCCGGCAGCATCCTGACCACGCTGCTGGCCGTGGAGGCCCTGGGCGGCGCGGTGGAAGCCGACGCCGGCTTCATTGCCGCGATCGCCGTCTGGCTGTGGTTCACGGTGCTGTTCGCGAATTTCGCCGAGGCGCTGGCCGAAGGCCGCAGCAAGGCACAGGCGGCGTCGCTGCGGGCACTGAAGTCCACCGTGATGGCCAAGAAGCTCGCCACACCGCGCCATGGCACCACCTGGCTGCCGGTGCCGGCCACCGACCTGCGCAAGGGCATGACGGTGCTGGTCGAGGCGGGCGACGTGATCCCGGCGGACGGCGACGTGATCGAGGGCGTCGCTTCGGTCGACGAAAGCGCCATCACCGGCGAATCCGCGCCCGTGATCCGCGAATCCGGCGGCGACTTCTCGGCCGTCACCGGCGGCACGCGCGTGCTGTCCGACTGGCTGGTCGTGCGCGTTGCGGTCAACCCCGGCGAAGCGTTCATCGACCGCATGATCTCGATGGTCGAGGGAGCGCAACGGCAGAAGACGCCCAACGAGATCGCCCTGACGATCCTGCTGGTGGCGCTGACGATCGTGTTCCTGGTCGTCACGGTGACGTTGCTGCCGTTCTCGCTGTTCGCAGTGCGGGCCGCCGGCAGCGGCACGCCCGTCACCGTCACGGTGCTGGTGGCGCTCCTGGTCTGCCTGATCCCGACGACGATCGGCGGCCTGCTGTCGGCGATCGGCGTCGCTGGCATGAGCCGGATGATGGGGGCCAACGTCATCGCCACGTCCGGCCGCGCGGTGGAGGCGGCCGGCGACGTCGATGTGCTGCTGCTCGACAAGACCGGCACGATCACGCACGGCAACCGCCAGGCTGCCGCCTTCCTGCCGGCGCCGGGCGTCAGCGAGGAGCAGCTGGCGCGGGCGGCGCGGCTGGCATCGCTGGCGGACGAGACGCCGGAAGGGCGCAGCATCGTGGTGCTGGCGCGGCAGCGCTTCGACCTGCACGAGCGCGACACGGCAACGGCGGGAATGGCGTTCGTGGCGTTTACCGCGCAGACGCGCATGAGCGGTGCCGACATCGGCACGCGCGCCATCCGCAAGGGCGCCGCCGACACGATCCGCCGCCACGTCGAGGCACAGGGCGGCCGCTATCCGGCCGAGGTGGCGCGCGCCGTGGACGACGTGGCGCGGCGCGGCAGCACGCCGCTGGTCGTGGTGGACGACGGCCGGGTACTGGGCGTGGTCGAGCTCAAGGACATCGTCAAGGCGGGCATCCGCGCCCGCTTCGCCGAGCTGCGCCGGATGGGCATCCGTACGGTGATGATCACGGGCGATAACCGGCTGACGGCCGCGGCGATCGCCGCCGAGGCGGGCGTCGACGATTTCCTGGCCGAGGCCACGCCCGAGGACAAGCTGAAGTTGATCCGCAGCCAGCAGGCCGAAGGCCGCCTGGTGGCGATGACGGGTGACGGCACCAACGACGCCCCCGCGCTGGCCCAGGCCGACGTGGCGGTAGCGATGAACAGCGGCACCCAGGCGGCCAAGGAGGCCGGCAATATGGTGGACCTGGATTCCAACCCCACCAAGCTGCTCGAGATCGTGGAGATCGGCAAGCAGATGCTGATGACGCGTGGCGCGCTGACGACGTTCTCGATCGCCAACGACGTGGCGAAGTACTTCGCGATCATTCCCGCCGCTTTCGTCGGCACCTATCCGCAGCTGAAAAGCCTGGACGTGATGCGCCTGGGCAGCGCCGACTCCGCCATCATGGCCGCGGTGATCTTCAACGCGCTGATCATCGTGTTCCTGATTCCGCTGGCGCTGAAGGGCGTGCGCTACCGGCCCGTCGGCGCCAGTGTGCTGCTGCGCCGGAACCTGCTGGTCTATGGCCTCGGCGGCCTCGTGCTGCCCTTTATCGGCATCAAGCTGATCGACATGGCGCTGGTCGCGCTGCACCTGGTTCAAGGAGTTTCGTCATGA
- a CDS encoding GNAT family protein yields MNDVVPITLAANGVRLEPLEPRHEAGLRAAACDGQLWQLRVTSVPEPDNVAAYIAAGLEMRPGRLAFAVIDAASETVIGTTSYHDIVPALDRLEIGYTWYARSRQRSHVNTTCKRLLLAHAFDTLGCAVVGFRTDNFNHASQRAIERLGAKRDGVLRHHARRRDGTVRDTVIYSIVRGEWPEVRAQLDYLLAKERPC; encoded by the coding sequence ATGAACGACGTCGTTCCCATCACGCTGGCGGCGAATGGCGTGCGGCTCGAGCCGCTCGAGCCGCGCCACGAGGCCGGCCTGCGCGCGGCCGCCTGCGACGGCCAGCTGTGGCAGCTGCGCGTCACCTCCGTGCCGGAGCCGGACAACGTGGCGGCCTACATCGCCGCCGGGCTGGAAATGCGGCCTGGCCGCCTGGCTTTCGCCGTGATCGACGCGGCCAGCGAGACCGTCATCGGCACCACCAGCTACCACGACATCGTGCCGGCACTGGACCGCCTGGAGATCGGCTACACCTGGTATGCGCGGAGCCGCCAGCGCAGCCACGTCAACACCACCTGCAAGCGCCTGCTGCTGGCACACGCGTTCGACACGCTGGGCTGCGCCGTGGTGGGCTTCCGGACCGATAACTTCAACCATGCGTCGCAGCGCGCCATCGAGCGCCTGGGCGCGAAACGCGATGGCGTGCTGCGCCACCACGCGCGCCGGCGCGACGGCACGGTGCGCGACACCGTCATCTACAGCATCGTGCGGGGCGAATGGCCGGAAGTGCGCGCCCAGCTCGACTACCTGCTCGCGAAGGAACGGCCATGCTGA
- the kdpE gene encoding two-component system response regulator KdpE: MNDVTTPTALLVEDEPQIRRFVRLALEEEGWHVQESATMQRGLIDAGTRRPDLVILDLGLPDGDGVDLIADLRSWSPVPVIVLSARVSEEDKIRALDAGADDYLTKPFGVGELLARVRALRRRRRVPEQDAFGAVQFGDVRVDLQARLVTRGGQMVHLTPTEYRLLAVLVNNANRVVTNPQLLREVWGPSNAENGHYLRIYMGHLRQKLERDPAQPVHLLTETAVGYRLLLAG, encoded by the coding sequence ATGAATGATGTAACGACACCCACCGCGCTGCTGGTCGAGGACGAACCGCAGATCCGCCGCTTCGTCCGCCTGGCGCTGGAAGAGGAGGGCTGGCACGTGCAGGAGTCGGCGACGATGCAGCGCGGCCTGATCGATGCCGGTACGCGCCGGCCCGACCTCGTCATCCTCGACCTGGGCCTGCCGGACGGTGACGGTGTCGACCTGATCGCCGATCTGCGCAGCTGGTCGCCCGTTCCCGTGATCGTGCTGTCGGCCAGGGTGTCGGAGGAGGACAAGATCCGCGCACTGGACGCCGGCGCGGACGACTATCTCACCAAGCCGTTCGGCGTGGGCGAGCTGCTGGCCCGAGTGCGTGCGTTGCGCCGCCGCCGCCGCGTCCCGGAGCAGGATGCGTTCGGCGCCGTGCAGTTCGGCGACGTGCGCGTGGACCTGCAGGCGCGCCTGGTCACGCGGGGCGGGCAGATGGTGCACCTGACGCCCACCGAATACCGCCTGCTCGCGGTGCTGGTCAACAATGCCAACCGCGTCGTCACCAATCCCCAGCTGCTGCGCGAGGTGTGGGGGCCGTCGAACGCCGAAAACGGCCACTACCTGCGCATCTACATGGGCCACCTGCGCCAGAAGCTGGAGCGCGATCCCGCCCAGCCCGTGCACCTGCTGACCGAAACGGCGGTGGGTTACCGGCTGCTGCTGGCGGGCTAG
- a CDS encoding MoxR family ATPase yields the protein MHPNNKAKRFEGSDNYVATNDLKLAVNAALTLQRPLLIKGEPGTGKTMLAEEVAAALDRPLLQWHIKSTTKAQQGLYEYDAVSRLRDSQLGDERVRDIHNYIVKGVLWQAFTAPEPVVLLIDEIDKADIEFPNDLLRELDRMEFYVYETREMVTAKHRPLVIITSNNEKELPDAFLRRCFFHYIQFPDKDTMEAIVKVHYPQLKQELLAQALQTFYEVRNVSGLKKKPSTSEFLDWLKLLMAEDIPPEALRSQDTKSIVPPLHGALLKNEQDVHLFERLVYMARTNR from the coding sequence ATGCATCCCAACAACAAAGCCAAGCGCTTCGAAGGCTCCGACAACTATGTCGCCACCAACGATCTGAAACTGGCGGTCAACGCCGCCCTGACCTTGCAGCGCCCGCTGTTGATCAAGGGTGAGCCGGGCACCGGCAAGACGATGCTGGCGGAGGAAGTGGCGGCCGCGCTGGACCGCCCGCTGCTGCAGTGGCACATCAAGTCGACCACCAAGGCGCAGCAGGGCCTGTACGAATACGACGCCGTGTCGCGCCTGCGCGACTCCCAGCTGGGCGACGAGCGCGTGCGCGACATCCACAACTACATCGTCAAGGGCGTGCTGTGGCAGGCCTTCACGGCGCCGGAGCCGGTCGTGCTGCTGATCGACGAGATCGACAAGGCCGACATCGAATTCCCCAACGACCTGCTGCGCGAACTGGACCGGATGGAGTTCTACGTCTACGAGACGCGCGAAATGGTCACGGCCAAACATCGCCCGCTCGTCATCATCACGTCCAACAACGAAAAGGAGCTGCCGGACGCCTTCCTGCGCCGCTGCTTCTTCCACTACATCCAGTTCCCGGACAAGGACACGATGGAAGCCATCGTCAAGGTGCACTACCCGCAGCTCAAGCAAGAGCTGCTGGCACAGGCGCTGCAGACGTTCTACGAAGTGCGCAACGTCTCGGGCCTGAAGAAGAAGCCGTCCACGTCCGAGTTCCTCGACTGGCTGAAACTGCTGATGGCCGAGGACATCCCGCCGGAAGCGCTGCGCAGCCAGGACACGAAATCGATCGTGCCGCCGCTGCACGGCGCCCTCCTGAAGAACGAGCAGGACGTGCACCTGTTCGAACGCCTCGTCTACATGGCACGCACCAACCGATGA
- a CDS encoding DUF4118 domain-containing protein, translated as MMPDERQRPDPDILLAQVQAGAGRAARGRLRIYLGASAGVGKTCAMLAAARKLQAEGTRPLVGIVETHGRADTAALLDGLEVLPRKDVAWRGKALPEFDLDGALARRPALLLVDELAHSNAPGARHPKRWQDVEELLDAGIDVFTTVNVQHLESLNDVVGGITGVRVAETLPDTMFDRADEVVLVDVPADELLARLRRGQVYQGGQAEHAARNFFRKGNLIALRELALRRTAERIGDDVQAYRVEKSISPLWKTGVALLACVGPRPGGEHVVRSAARLAGQLNAHWHAVYVETPALQRLPAARRERILQTLKLAQELGATTAVLAGDDIGAAIARYALAQNIGKAVLGRATRTWPWRTPHLRRIAAAAPALDIVETGTDALAAPPRSGQGAEVRDDPAPAGWRRYLLAAAASGFVALAGWPLAGILEITNIAMLFLLAVLLVAVRLGRGPAVLSSFVGVAAFDYLFVQPTFSFAVSDFQYLITFGVMLLVGLIASHLTAGLRFQARVASHREERARALYEYARELTGVLQTEQVCEITQRTLAQAFHAHVTLLLPDAQGQLETPAAAGPGHRPDPSIAQWAFDHAEPAGSGTGTLPAAPLFYLPLVAPMRTRGVLALEPREQRWLLIPEQRRQLDTFAALAAIALERVHYIDVAQGALVQMESERLRNSLLAALSHDLRTPLTSLVGLAESLALSPLSPVQLELAHALRDETLRMSALVANLLDMARIESGAVHLNLQWQALEETVGSALRACRAQLAGHRVVTQLPAGLPLVRYDAVLIERVLVNLLENAAKYTPAGSTITLGALAHEGRLEVTVADDGPGLPAGQEEAIFEKFTRGERESAKPGVGLGLAICRAIVQAHGGTIAARRAPQGGAALVFMLPLGSAPALPEEPDE; from the coding sequence ATGATGCCCGACGAACGCCAGCGCCCCGATCCGGATATCCTGCTCGCGCAGGTGCAGGCCGGCGCTGGCCGGGCGGCACGTGGCCGGCTGCGCATCTATCTGGGCGCTTCCGCCGGCGTCGGCAAGACCTGCGCGATGCTGGCGGCCGCACGCAAGCTGCAGGCCGAGGGCACGCGGCCGCTGGTAGGCATCGTCGAGACGCACGGCCGCGCCGACACGGCAGCCCTGCTGGACGGGCTGGAGGTGCTGCCCAGGAAGGACGTGGCGTGGCGCGGCAAGGCGCTGCCGGAGTTCGACCTCGATGGCGCGCTGGCGCGGCGGCCGGCGCTGCTGCTGGTGGACGAACTGGCCCATTCGAACGCGCCGGGGGCGCGCCATCCGAAGCGCTGGCAGGACGTCGAGGAGCTGCTGGACGCTGGCATCGACGTCTTCACGACGGTCAACGTGCAGCACCTGGAGAGCCTGAACGACGTGGTGGGCGGCATCACCGGCGTGCGCGTGGCGGAGACGCTGCCGGACACGATGTTCGACCGCGCCGACGAGGTGGTGCTGGTGGACGTGCCGGCCGACGAGCTGCTGGCGCGCCTGCGGCGCGGCCAGGTGTACCAGGGCGGGCAGGCCGAGCATGCGGCTCGCAACTTCTTCCGCAAGGGGAACCTGATCGCCCTGCGCGAGCTGGCGCTGCGCCGCACGGCCGAACGCATCGGCGACGACGTGCAGGCCTATCGCGTGGAAAAGTCGATCAGCCCGTTGTGGAAGACGGGCGTGGCGTTGCTGGCCTGCGTGGGGCCGCGGCCGGGCGGGGAGCATGTCGTGCGCAGCGCGGCACGGCTGGCCGGCCAGCTGAACGCCCATTGGCATGCCGTCTATGTCGAGACGCCGGCGTTGCAGCGGCTGCCGGCGGCGCGGCGTGAACGCATCCTGCAGACCTTGAAGCTGGCGCAGGAGCTGGGCGCGACGACCGCGGTACTGGCCGGCGACGATATCGGCGCTGCCATTGCCCGCTACGCGCTGGCACAGAACATCGGTAAAGCGGTGCTGGGTCGCGCGACGCGCACCTGGCCGTGGCGCACGCCGCACCTGCGCCGCATCGCGGCCGCCGCGCCGGCGCTGGATATCGTGGAAACCGGCACGGACGCCCTCGCGGCACCGCCCCGGTCCGGCCAGGGCGCCGAGGTGCGCGACGACCCGGCGCCGGCCGGCTGGCGGCGCTACCTGCTGGCCGCCGCCGCCAGCGGCTTCGTCGCGCTGGCCGGCTGGCCGCTGGCCGGGATTCTGGAGATCACCAATATCGCGATGCTGTTCCTGCTGGCCGTGCTGCTGGTGGCCGTGCGGCTGGGCCGCGGCCCGGCCGTCCTGTCCAGCTTTGTCGGCGTGGCGGCATTCGACTATTTGTTCGTGCAACCCACGTTCTCGTTTGCCGTCAGCGATTTCCAGTACCTGATCACGTTTGGCGTGATGCTGCTCGTGGGCCTGATCGCCAGCCACCTGACGGCCGGGTTGCGCTTCCAGGCGCGGGTGGCATCGCATCGCGAGGAACGGGCGCGCGCCTTGTATGAGTATGCGCGCGAGCTGACGGGCGTGCTGCAGACGGAGCAGGTCTGCGAGATCACGCAACGCACGCTGGCGCAGGCGTTCCACGCCCACGTCACGCTGCTGCTGCCCGACGCCCAGGGGCAACTGGAAACCCCGGCGGCGGCCGGACCCGGACACCGGCCCGACCCGAGCATCGCGCAATGGGCGTTCGACCACGCCGAGCCGGCCGGCAGCGGCACCGGGACCTTGCCCGCCGCGCCGCTGTTCTACCTGCCGCTGGTGGCGCCGATGCGCACGCGCGGCGTGCTGGCGCTGGAGCCGCGCGAGCAGCGCTGGCTGCTGATTCCGGAACAGCGGCGCCAGCTCGACACGTTCGCGGCACTGGCCGCCATCGCGCTGGAGCGGGTGCACTATATCGACGTGGCCCAGGGCGCGCTGGTGCAGATGGAATCCGAGCGGCTGCGCAATTCGCTGCTGGCGGCGCTGTCGCACGACCTGCGCACGCCGCTGACGTCGCTGGTGGGCCTGGCCGAGTCGCTGGCGCTGTCGCCGCTGTCGCCGGTGCAGCTGGAATTGGCCCATGCGCTGCGCGACGAGACGCTGCGCATGAGTGCCCTGGTGGCGAACCTGCTGGACATGGCCCGTATCGAGAGCGGCGCTGTGCACCTGAACCTGCAATGGCAGGCGCTGGAGGAAACCGTGGGCAGCGCGCTGCGTGCCTGCCGCGCGCAACTGGCCGGCCACCGGGTCGTGACGCAGCTGCCCGCCGGCCTGCCGCTGGTGCGCTACGATGCGGTGCTGATCGAGCGCGTGCTCGTCAACCTGCTGGAGAACGCGGCCAAATACACGCCTGCCGGCAGCACGATCACGCTGGGCGCGCTGGCGCACGAGGGCCGGCTGGAAGTCACGGTCGCGGACGACGGACCGGGCCTGCCGGCCGGCCAGGAGGAAGCGATTTTCGAGAAATTCACGCGCGGCGAGCGCGAGTCGGCCAAGCCCGGCGTGGGGCTGGGGCTGGCGATCTGCCGCGCGATCGTGCAGGCGCATGGCGGTACCATCGCCGCGCGCCGGGCGCCGCAGGGCGGCGCGGCGCTGGTGTTCATGCTGCCGCTGGGCAGCGCGCCCGCGCTGCCGGAGGAACCCGATGAATGA
- a CDS encoding TorF family putative porin, producing the protein MKRLISGVVTSLLIANSYAQDSAVSYNVAATSDYRYRGISQTRLRPALQGGVDWADSASGVYAGAWASTIRWTRDAGGDGGAEVDLYAGKRGTLAQGVTYDAGVLAYAYPSNGLQPNADTLELYVQLGHGPATLKYSHALTNLFGFADSRHSGYLDAALNRELGAGWTLNLHAGRQRVRRHAASSYTDWKVGVTKDLGAATVALAYVGTNADKGAYASPANGKFTGRDALLLTVSKVF; encoded by the coding sequence ATGAAACGATTGATTTCAGGCGTCGTCACGTCCCTGCTGATTGCCAACAGCTACGCGCAGGACAGCGCGGTCTCGTACAACGTTGCCGCCACCTCCGACTACCGCTACCGCGGCATCTCGCAAACCCGGCTGCGCCCGGCCCTGCAGGGCGGCGTGGACTGGGCCGACAGTGCCAGCGGCGTCTATGCCGGCGCGTGGGCCTCGACGATCCGCTGGACCCGCGACGCGGGCGGCGACGGTGGCGCCGAGGTCGACCTGTACGCGGGCAAGCGCGGCACCCTGGCGCAGGGCGTGACCTACGACGCCGGTGTGCTGGCTTATGCCTACCCGTCCAACGGTTTGCAGCCGAATGCCGACACGCTGGAACTGTACGTCCAGCTGGGACACGGCCCGGCCACGCTGAAGTATTCGCACGCGCTCACCAACCTGTTCGGCTTTGCGGACAGCCGCCACAGCGGCTACCTCGACGCCGCCCTGAACCGCGAGCTGGGGGCCGGCTGGACGTTGAACCTGCACGCTGGCCGCCAGCGCGTGCGCCGCCATGCGGCATCGAGTTATACCGACTGGAAAGTGGGGGTGACGAAGGACCTGGGTGCCGCGACAGTGGCGCTGGCGTATGTCGGCACCAATGCCGACAAGGGGGCGTACGCGTCTCCGGCGAACGGCAAGTTCACGGGGCGCGATGCGCTGTTGCTGACGGTGTCGAAAGTGTTCTGA
- a CDS encoding cytochrome c translates to MTKLTVALLLSAFSFAAQAGGNVDAGKALAEKYACATCHGKDYNSPIDPSYPKLAGQHRDYLEHALVAYKRADGANGRNNAIMTGQVKPLSNQDIRDIAAYLHSLPGTLTTRR, encoded by the coding sequence ATGACCAAACTCACCGTTGCCCTGCTGCTGTCCGCCTTTTCCTTCGCCGCCCAGGCCGGCGGCAACGTCGATGCCGGCAAGGCGCTGGCCGAGAAATATGCCTGCGCCACCTGCCACGGCAAGGACTACAACTCGCCGATCGATCCCAGCTATCCGAAACTGGCGGGCCAGCACCGCGACTACCTGGAGCACGCACTGGTCGCCTACAAGCGCGCCGACGGCGCCAATGGCCGCAACAACGCGATCATGACGGGCCAGGTCAAGCCGCTGTCGAACCAGGACATCCGCGACATCGCCGCCTACCTGCACAGCCTTCCCGGCACGCTGACGACGCGGCGCTGA
- a CDS encoding cobyrinic acid ac-diamide synthase, translated as MIVTVVSEGTGAAKLALAEHLAALRGLAGRKVLLMDADSHPHARACGGGALPVAVRAVCGKSVQAELDNLGQRFQDIVVDADGRDSLGSRAALIAARVVVIPAGDLHGDVTRAARLAERIGNARLFNPGLRVVIVPDQVPGAERIRTTAALQRTLPGAALASHPGVLYATVFGS; from the coding sequence ATGATCGTCACCGTCGTCAGCGAGGGAACCGGCGCGGCCAAGCTCGCGCTGGCCGAGCACCTGGCCGCGCTGCGCGGGCTGGCCGGGCGCAAGGTGCTGTTGATGGACGCGGATTCCCATCCCCACGCGAGAGCGTGCGGCGGCGGCGCGCTGCCCGTCGCGGTGCGCGCCGTGTGCGGCAAGAGCGTGCAGGCGGAGCTGGACAACCTGGGCCAGCGCTTCCAGGACATCGTCGTCGATGCGGACGGCCGCGATTCGCTGGGCAGCCGTGCCGCCCTGATCGCGGCCAGGGTCGTCGTGATTCCGGCCGGCGACCTGCATGGCGACGTGACACGCGCGGCCCGGCTGGCCGAACGCATCGGCAATGCGCGGCTGTTCAATCCCGGCCTGCGTGTCGTCATCGTGCCGGACCAGGTGCCGGGGGCCGAACGCATCCGCACCACGGCGGCTCTGCAACGCACGCTGCCAGGAGCGGCGCTGGCCAGCCATCCCGGCGTGCTGTACGCCACCGTCTTCGGCAGCTGA
- a CDS encoding acyltransferase, which translates to MRFSYLDGLRGMAALFVLALHWNFLFKLSFSKSYLAVDLFFMLSGFVLAHAYEAKLRSGAMTPDAFMRNRLTRLYPLYALSVLVATGLQAARSLTGTHGGPAVGEWMVAGVFALSFLPWAVAGASALFAMNVCYWSLSQEVLVNLIYGYACRAAGKAAVPAVVCVTGVALVALAVSTGSLDHGYQFNTVSLVGGCTRAFFGIGMGMLLYRHRDRLRGIGRLLPAWCAFPLVAMVFVAPPMPHGWLFDLASVLIVLPLATVVAAASEPTSAWQLRTMHALGNSSYPLYLLHVPFATVAYKVASTVPGWERSAATVMAGLLFLLCLQLDKRFDVPVRAWLRTRGPRLPALQVP; encoded by the coding sequence ATGCGGTTCTCTTATCTTGATGGCTTGCGCGGCATGGCCGCGCTCTTCGTGCTGGCGTTGCACTGGAACTTTCTGTTCAAGCTGTCGTTCAGCAAAAGCTACCTGGCGGTCGATCTGTTCTTCATGCTGAGCGGCTTCGTGCTCGCCCACGCCTATGAAGCCAAGCTCCGCTCCGGAGCGATGACGCCGGACGCCTTCATGCGCAACCGCCTGACCCGCTTGTATCCGTTGTATGCGCTGTCGGTACTGGTAGCGACCGGGCTGCAGGCCGCCCGGTCGCTGACCGGTACGCATGGTGGCCCGGCAGTGGGCGAATGGATGGTCGCCGGTGTATTCGCCCTGAGCTTCCTGCCCTGGGCCGTCGCCGGCGCATCCGCGCTGTTCGCCATGAACGTGTGTTATTGGTCCTTGTCGCAGGAAGTGCTGGTGAACCTGATTTACGGGTATGCCTGCCGCGCGGCTGGCAAGGCAGCGGTGCCGGCCGTCGTGTGCGTGACCGGCGTCGCCCTGGTCGCTCTGGCCGTCTCCACTGGAAGCCTCGATCACGGTTATCAGTTCAATACCGTGTCGCTGGTTGGCGGCTGCACCCGCGCGTTTTTCGGCATCGGCATGGGGATGCTGCTGTACCGGCATCGTGACCGCCTGCGCGGCATCGGCCGCCTGCTCCCGGCGTGGTGCGCGTTTCCGCTGGTGGCCATGGTTTTCGTGGCGCCGCCGATGCCGCATGGCTGGCTGTTCGACCTTGCCAGTGTCTTGATCGTGTTGCCGCTGGCAACCGTCGTGGCGGCGGCAAGCGAGCCGACGAGTGCCTGGCAGCTGCGTACCATGCACGCGCTGGGCAACAGCAGCTATCCGCTGTATCTGCTGCACGTGCCGTTTGCCACCGTCGCCTACAAGGTGGCCAGTACCGTGCCAGGTTGGGAGCGCTCCGCCGCCACGGTGATGGCGGGCCTGCTGTTCCTGCTGTGCCTGCAGCTCGACAAGCGCTTCGACGTGCCGGTGCGCGCATGGCTGCGGACGCGCGGTCCAAGGCTGCCGGCACTGCAGGTGCCATGA
- the kdpC gene encoding potassium-transporting ATPase subunit KdpC, which produces MIAMIRPTLVIFAALTLACGIVYPLAVTAIGQALFPAQANGSLVVQDGQVVGSRLIGQSFTAPRYFWGRPSATAPMPYNGAGSGGSNQGPLNPALTSAVRDRIAALRDADPDNTAPVPVDLVTASASGLDPDISLAAAEYQVTRVARARGLEPARVRALVARHAERPLFGFLGEPRVNVLALNLALDAH; this is translated from the coding sequence ATGATTGCAATGATCCGTCCCACCCTCGTCATCTTCGCCGCCCTGACGCTCGCCTGCGGCATCGTCTATCCGCTGGCCGTCACCGCCATCGGCCAGGCGCTATTCCCGGCGCAGGCCAACGGCAGCCTGGTCGTGCAGGATGGCCAGGTCGTCGGCTCGCGCCTGATCGGCCAGTCGTTCACGGCGCCGCGCTATTTCTGGGGCCGGCCGTCCGCCACCGCGCCGATGCCGTACAACGGTGCCGGCTCGGGCGGCTCGAACCAGGGCCCGCTGAACCCCGCGCTGACGAGTGCCGTCAGGGACCGCATCGCGGCGCTGCGCGATGCCGATCCGGACAACACGGCGCCGGTGCCGGTGGACCTGGTGACGGCATCGGCCAGCGGTCTCGATCCCGACATCAGCCTGGCCGCCGCGGAGTACCAGGTGACGCGTGTGGCCCGTGCACGCGGCCTGGAGCCGGCCCGGGTGCGGGCACTGGTGGCGCGTCATGCGGAACGGCCGCTGTTCGGTTTCCTGGGCGAGCCGCGCGTCAACGTGCTGGCGCTGAACCTCGCGCTGGACGCGCACTGA
- a CDS encoding cytochrome c, giving the protein MTKLFALLVLAGAANAAMAADIVGNASAARNKIEMCIGCHGIPGYKATFPEVFQVPKIGGQNAKYIENALKGYQKGDRKHPSMKGIAVSLSDQDIADIAAFYAQQK; this is encoded by the coding sequence ATGACAAAACTCTTCGCACTTCTCGTGCTGGCCGGCGCGGCCAACGCCGCCATGGCGGCCGACATCGTCGGCAACGCCTCGGCGGCCCGCAACAAGATCGAAATGTGTATCGGCTGCCACGGCATCCCCGGCTACAAGGCCACATTCCCCGAGGTGTTCCAGGTGCCGAAGATCGGGGGCCAGAATGCGAAGTACATCGAGAACGCGCTGAAGGGCTACCAGAAGGGCGATCGCAAGCATCCATCGATGAAGGGCATCGCCGTCAGCCTGTCCGACCAGGACATCGCCGACATCGCCGCCTTCTACGCGCAGCAGAAATAA